GATAGCAAATGCACCAAGTTGCCGTCTGGATCGGCGTCGCAATCTCGGGTGGAATGGTGCCATGTCGGAACCACTGATTGTACAGACGCTGACGGAGAAGCGTGCCGAGATCCTCGGTCAGATCAAGGCATACGAAGCGCAGATTGCGCATGCGAAGCATGATCTGGCCCATGTGAACGCGACGATTGAGCTGTTTGCCGCACCGGAACGTCGGCGAGCCAGGTACATCGTGAGCCACGGGTTCTTCAAGAAAGGCGAGATTGCCGATATCTGTGTCCGCCACCTCGGGGTGGATGCCGAACTGACGACACGGGAACTGGCCGAGCGCGTCATGACGGAGCGCGATCTGGATATCTCGGACACCACCCTCCGCAACTCGGTGGTTTTCAAGGTCGTCCAGGCGCTTCGCCATGCCAAGCGGCGGAAGCTCGTCCGGATGATCGAGAAGCGCAAAGGCATGTGCGTCTGGGGCGCCGGGGACGTCGTTACGCTGCGCGTCGTTGCCAGTACCCCTTCCACGACCGGCTGACAGGGGATGCAAGCGCGCCGCCGATCAGGCGGTCCGCCAGAACACCATTGCTCTCTTCCCGATGATCCTCGAGCCAGGCGGCGTGGACCGCATACGCATCGAGGTACCGCCCTTCGACCTTGAGATGCTGCCCGCCAATCATCCGCCTGAGGCGCGAGAAGAAGCTTTCGGCCAGGTTCGTATGCACCCCACCCATGGTGTAACCCTCTGAATGGTTTATTCTTTGCATGTCAAAGTCGGTTTCCAGCGGATCCCAGTGCGCCACCTCGTCGGCCGAGACGACTGCACCGGCAGCAAGCCGTGCTTGTGCGAACTCTACGCCCTGCGCCTCTCGAAGAAATGCCCTCGTCAGCGTGCGACCGCCCCGCTCGCGAAGCACGACAACGACCCGGCGCTTCCCGCTCCGGTGTGCGAGCCGTCGGCGATCGACACGATCTTCCCGCAGATTGGCGGGCCTGACATGACCGCAGAATGCAGCGCCATCCACCTCGATCTCGCCGCCGAGACGAAGGTCCCTGGTTTCCGCCATCATCGCCTCCCTCAGTTTGTGCATGAGCACGAATGCTGTCTTGTGCTGGACATCCAGGTCGCGCGAGAGCTGGACCGCGGAAAGCCCCTTGGAGGCGTTCACGAAGAGGCAGATCGCGCCAAGCAAATCAACGAAGGAGAGTTTTCGGGACGCGAAGATCGTGCCCGAGGTTACGCTGAACTGGCAATAACACGCGGCGCATTTGAACCGGCGCCGGGTCGTTAGATCGTATATGTCGAGGCAGCCGCATGTTGGGCAAACCGGCCTGCCAGCTGTCTCCGGCCAACGTAGTCGACGGAAACGATCGTAGGCCGCGTCTTCGCCCTCGGAAAAGATCGACTTCAGGGAAAGGGTCCTGGCCGCCGCCGAAAGCAGAAAATGCTGTGCCATGGGGTCCTCTCCGAGCAATAATGTTCA
The window above is part of the Salipiger abyssi genome. Proteins encoded here:
- a CDS encoding IS1595 family transposase, with amino-acid sequence MAQHFLLSAAARTLSLKSIFSEGEDAAYDRFRRLRWPETAGRPVCPTCGCLDIYDLTTRRRFKCAACYCQFSVTSGTIFASRKLSFVDLLGAICLFVNASKGLSAVQLSRDLDVQHKTAFVLMHKLREAMMAETRDLRLGGEIEVDGAAFCGHVRPANLREDRVDRRRLAHRSGKRRVVVVLRERGGRTLTRAFLREAQGVEFAQARLAAGAVVSADEVAHWDPLETDFDMQRINHSEGYTMGGVHTNLAESFFSRLRRMIGGQHLKVEGRYLDAYAVHAAWLEDHREESNGVLADRLIGGALASPVSRSWKGYWQRRAA